A single window of Luteipulveratus halotolerans DNA harbors:
- a CDS encoding metallophosphoesterase, with protein MRLRTPLALAAAAATAVSLAAPSYAAGNGSQHDYTMAIIGDVPYGAEQIEKFPAWIDEINADPDVRFDVHLGDIKNGSTRCDTSYFQWVKSEFDRFSDPLVYTPGDNEWTDCHRANNGAYNPLDRLATVRDTFFSKTDQTNGRPQHVDTQASIGLPENAAFSRNGVEFAAVHVVGSNNDMAPWTGIGKTTPTAEQTTEQASRMAASITWVRQAFDRAKSTHGRAVVLMMQADMFDPTYDVPRENNSSFDPLVREIASQTKAFGKPVYLLNGDSHIYDSDNPLAPGSKWLSFYGLTEGVTNFHRVTVDGSDNNKDWLKLTVTGASEPTPLSWERIPYQH; from the coding sequence ATGCGTCTTCGTACGCCCCTCGCCCTGGCTGCCGCAGCGGCCACTGCGGTCTCGCTGGCCGCGCCGTCGTACGCCGCGGGCAACGGCTCCCAGCACGACTACACGATGGCGATCATCGGCGACGTGCCCTACGGCGCCGAGCAGATCGAGAAGTTCCCGGCCTGGATCGATGAGATCAACGCCGACCCCGACGTGCGCTTCGACGTGCACCTCGGTGACATCAAGAATGGCTCGACGCGCTGCGACACCAGTTACTTCCAGTGGGTGAAGAGCGAGTTCGACCGCTTCAGCGACCCGCTGGTCTACACGCCCGGCGACAACGAGTGGACCGACTGCCACCGTGCCAACAACGGTGCGTACAACCCGCTCGACCGGCTGGCGACCGTGCGCGACACGTTCTTCAGCAAGACGGATCAGACCAACGGTCGACCGCAGCACGTCGACACCCAGGCGAGCATCGGCCTACCCGAGAACGCGGCGTTCTCACGCAACGGCGTCGAGTTCGCGGCCGTGCACGTCGTCGGCAGCAACAACGACATGGCCCCCTGGACCGGCATCGGCAAGACCACGCCGACGGCCGAGCAGACCACCGAGCAGGCGTCGCGGATGGCCGCGTCCATCACCTGGGTGCGCCAGGCGTTCGACCGTGCCAAGAGCACGCACGGCCGCGCGGTCGTGCTGATGATGCAGGCCGACATGTTCGACCCGACCTACGACGTGCCGCGCGAGAACAACTCCTCGTTCGACCCGCTCGTGCGCGAGATCGCTTCGCAGACAAAGGCTTTCGGCAAGCCGGTCTACCTGCTCAACGGCGACAGCCACATCTACGACTCGGACAACCCGCTCGCGCCGGGGTCGAAGTGGCTCAGCTTCTACGGGCTCACGGAGGGCGTCACCAACTTCCACCGCGTGACCGTCGACGGCTCCGACAACAACAAGGACTGGCTCAAGCTCACCGTGACCGGCGCATCCGAGCCGACGCCGCTGAGCTGGGAGCGCATCCCGTACCAGCACTGA
- a CDS encoding FAD-dependent oxidoreductase has product MRRRRTSTPVDRLSVAVVGGSIAGCACAMAISRAGHDVTVLERSDGDLTDRGFGIALPTPLHATLLSKGYLPSDAPALSIPHRLWLTRESSGDGWRELWRQTPQLITCNWGLLWKSLRTNVPDESYLTGRRVTGLRRDSDGRAVVSVEGEPDTAYDLVIGADGHRSVVRGLVEPHAAPAYAGYVAFRGVTPLRSIEHDRELTELLSDTGLTVMYDGGHLIVYAIPDAHGGRLINWVMYAEPPTETEIDPLRGVFAPDTAVDGLLAWSRELAAARLPARINQIITATPADGLGLQPVVDLTLRTSADAPFLLAGDANAVTRPHTGSGATKALQDALGLEEAMTTTPSLVDALKVYDTERNPASNEIVELGRRIGRDQAEYTPDWTTMDAASTAAYVTATWSGQTHYLLPAED; this is encoded by the coding sequence CTGCGAAGGAGACGTACGAGCACGCCCGTCGACCGCCTGTCCGTTGCCGTCGTCGGAGGCAGCATCGCCGGCTGTGCCTGCGCGATGGCCATCAGCCGGGCGGGGCACGACGTGACCGTGCTCGAACGCAGCGACGGCGACCTCACCGACCGCGGCTTCGGCATCGCTCTCCCGACACCGCTGCACGCGACGCTCCTGTCCAAGGGCTACCTGCCGTCTGACGCACCCGCGCTGTCGATCCCGCACCGCCTGTGGCTGACGCGCGAGTCCAGTGGCGACGGGTGGCGCGAGCTGTGGCGGCAGACGCCTCAGCTCATCACGTGCAACTGGGGTCTGCTGTGGAAGTCGTTGCGTACCAACGTTCCTGACGAGTCGTACCTCACCGGGCGTCGTGTCACCGGCCTGCGCCGCGACAGCGATGGGCGCGCCGTGGTGAGTGTCGAGGGAGAGCCCGACACGGCGTACGACCTGGTCATCGGGGCCGACGGTCATCGCTCGGTCGTACGCGGCCTGGTCGAGCCGCACGCCGCCCCCGCGTACGCCGGCTACGTGGCCTTCCGAGGCGTCACACCGTTGCGCAGCATCGAGCACGACCGTGAGCTCACCGAGCTGCTCTCCGACACCGGCCTCACCGTGATGTACGACGGCGGCCACCTGATCGTCTACGCCATTCCCGACGCGCACGGTGGCCGGTTGATCAACTGGGTGATGTACGCCGAGCCGCCCACCGAGACCGAGATCGACCCACTACGAGGGGTTTTCGCGCCCGACACCGCGGTCGACGGACTGCTGGCGTGGAGCCGTGAGCTCGCTGCAGCGCGACTGCCTGCTCGGATCAACCAGATCATCACCGCGACTCCGGCAGACGGCCTGGGCCTCCAGCCGGTGGTCGACCTCACGCTGCGGACGAGCGCCGATGCGCCCTTCCTGCTCGCCGGCGACGCCAACGCCGTCACTCGCCCGCACACCGGCAGCGGAGCGACGAAGGCGCTCCAGGACGCCCTCGGGCTCGAAGAAGCGATGACCACCACGCCCAGCCTCGTCGACGCCCTCAAGGTCTACGACACCGAACGCAACCCGGCCAGCAACGAGATCGTCGAGCTGGGCCGACGGATCGGCCGCGATCAGGCCGAGTACACCCCGGACTGGACGACGATGGACGCGGCGTCGACGGCGGCGTACGTCACGGCGACCTGGTCGGGGCAGACGCACTACCTGCTGCCCGCCGAGGACTGA
- a CDS encoding crotonase/enoyl-CoA hydratase family protein encodes MTYETLEYAVADGICTITLNRPDQLNAFTVTMANELVDAFTRVNSDDDARAVVLTGSGRAFCAGMDLSVEGNVFGLGIDRDPTLEDLHERLDDPEIKARVRDTGGRVSLAIYACTKPVIAAINGAAVGIGATMTLPADVRLASEKARVGFVFGRLGIVPEACSSWFLPRLVGISRALEWTYAADILTAEEVLAGGLVRSVHAPDELLPAAYELAHRFVDGHSAVGVALTRQMMWRNSAQPHPLEAHRVDSLAMYFTSFGDGVEGVRAFHEKRAPEFTAAQMPPFYPWQDDPQP; translated from the coding sequence ATGACCTACGAGACGCTCGAGTACGCCGTCGCCGACGGCATCTGCACGATCACGCTCAACCGGCCCGACCAGCTCAACGCGTTCACCGTGACGATGGCCAACGAGCTGGTCGACGCGTTCACCCGCGTCAACAGCGACGACGACGCCCGCGCGGTCGTGCTCACCGGTTCGGGGCGGGCGTTCTGCGCAGGCATGGACCTGTCGGTCGAGGGCAACGTGTTCGGGCTCGGCATCGACCGCGACCCCACGCTGGAGGACCTGCACGAGCGGCTCGACGACCCTGAGATCAAGGCGCGCGTCCGTGACACCGGCGGCCGTGTCTCGCTCGCGATCTACGCGTGCACCAAGCCGGTCATCGCCGCGATCAACGGTGCTGCCGTCGGCATCGGCGCCACCATGACGCTGCCCGCCGATGTGCGTCTGGCGTCCGAGAAGGCCCGGGTGGGCTTCGTGTTCGGCCGCCTCGGCATCGTCCCCGAGGCGTGCTCGTCCTGGTTCCTGCCGCGGCTCGTCGGCATCTCGCGGGCGCTGGAGTGGACGTACGCCGCCGACATCCTCACCGCCGAAGAGGTCCTCGCGGGCGGGCTCGTGCGATCGGTGCACGCACCCGACGAGCTGCTGCCCGCGGCGTACGAGCTCGCGCACCGGTTCGTCGACGGCCACTCCGCCGTCGGTGTCGCGCTGACCCGGCAGATGATGTGGCGCAACAGCGCTCAGCCGCACCCGCTGGAGGCTCATCGGGTCGACTCGCTGGCGATGTACTTCACCAGCTTCGGCGATGGTGTGGAGGGTGTGCGGGCGTTCCACGAGAAGCGGGCGCCGGAGTTCACCGCCGCGCAGATGCCGCCGTTCTACCCCTGGCAGGACGACCCGCAGCCCTGA